Proteins from a single region of Streptomyces vinaceus:
- a CDS encoding HAMP domain-containing protein: protein MESGAAVRRTGTRPKGGRSRRGGTTEVDTAALNRLLTALVSMRDGNFRKRLTVSGDGVMAEIAAVYNEVADRNLHLTGELSRVRRMVGREGKLSERLETGACEGSWAAAIDASNQLVDDLARPVSEVGRVLSAVAEGDLDQRMDLRTQAADGAGHPLRGEFLKVGRTVNNLVDQLSAFTDEVTRVALEVGTEGKLGGQAQVRGMSGSWKDLTDSVNTMAYRLTAQVRDIALVTTAVAKGDLSRKVTVHVAGEMLQLKNTVNTMVDQLSSFSSEVTRVAREVGTEGELGGQAKVPGVAGVWKDLTDSVNTMAGNLTAQVRGIAQVTTAVANGDLSQKVRVSARGEVAQLAETINQMTETLRTFADEVTRVASEVGAKGTLGGQAQVPGAAGTWKDLTDSVNTVFRNLTTQVRDIATVTTAVANGDLSQKVTVDVAGEMLELKNTVNTMVDQLQSFGAEVTRVAREVGVEGELGGQAQVPGAAGTWKDLTDSVNTAFRNLTGQVRNIAQVTTAVANGDLSQKVTVDVSGEMLQLKNTVNTMVDQLSSFADQVTRMARDVGTEGRLGGQARVEGVSGTWKELTDSVNFMAGNLTSQVRQIAQVTTAVARGDLSQKIDVDARGEILELKNTINTMVDQLSAFAEQVTRVARDVGTEGRLGGQAQVPGVAGVWRDLTDSVNGMAGNLTSQVRNIAQVATAVARGDLSQKIDVDARGEILELKNTLNTMVDQLSNFAEQVTRVAREVGTEGILGGQAEVKGVSGTWKDLTQSVNFMANNLTSQVRNIAEVTTAVAMGDLSKKITVDAKGEILELVTTVNTMVDQLSSFAEQVTRVAREVGTEGILGGQARVRGVTGIWKDLSDNVNLMANNLTSQVRNISQVSAAVANGDLTKTVTVEARGEVAQLADTVNTMVKTLSSFADEVTRVAREVGTEGRLGGQAHVPGVSGTWKDLTDSVNFMASNLTGQVRQIAMVTTAIAKGDMTKKIDIDARGEILELKTTINTMVDQLSSFADQVTRVAREVGTEGILGGQARVRDVDGTWRDLTESVNEMAGNLTRQVRAIAAVATAVTRGDLNLKIDVDASGEIQVLQDNINTMIANLRDTTLANKEQDWLKGNLARISALMQGRRELDDVASLIMSELTPVVSAQHGAFFLALPSGGTTEIGTEGGPDGSYELRMRGSYAYAGGAVPTSFRPGEGLIGTVAEEKRTILVENTPPGYLKISSGLGEAPPAHVIVLPVLFEGKVLGVIELASFQPFTQIQKDFLSQIAEMIGTSVNTISVNSKTEMLLKQSQEMTEQLRERSDELENRQKALQAANAELEEKAELLAQQNRDIEVKNTEIEEARQVLEERAEQLAVSMRYKSEFLANMSHELRTPLNSLLILAKLLADNADENLSPKQVEFAETIHGAGSDLLQLINDILDLSKVEAGKMDVSPTRIALVQLVDYVEATFRPLTAEKGLDFSVRVSPELPATLHTDEQRLLQVLRNLLSNAVKFTDTGAVELVIRPAGSDVPTAIREQLLEAGSLREADADLIAFSVTDTGIGIAASKMLVIFEAFKQADGTTSRKYGGTGLGLSISREIARLLGGEIHAASEPGRGSTFTLYLPLHPSELPPQGYAPPTPGGGRGEVYRRQGDGARPALPATPAAPVSAAQPQHAQQARPALPAAEPAGQGQGGAALFRRRRKALSDLEPRTAVPGQPNTQGPEGDWVNPEEELPVLPRSYDFHGEKVLIVDDDVRNVFALTSVLEQHGLAVLYAENGREGIEVLEQHDDVTVVLMDIMMPEMDGYATTSAIRRMPQFAGLPIIALTAKAMKGDREKAIDSGASDYVTKPVDPDYLLSVMEQWMRGK from the coding sequence GTGGAGTCTGGCGCAGCGGTGCGGCGAACGGGAACGCGCCCGAAGGGCGGGAGGTCCCGTCGGGGCGGCACGACGGAAGTCGATACCGCTGCCCTGAACCGGCTGCTCACGGCCCTGGTGTCGATGCGGGACGGGAATTTCCGCAAGCGGCTGACGGTGTCCGGCGACGGTGTGATGGCGGAGATCGCCGCCGTCTACAACGAGGTCGCCGATCGCAATCTCCATCTGACGGGAGAGCTCTCGCGGGTGCGGCGGATGGTGGGCCGCGAGGGCAAGCTGAGCGAACGGCTGGAAACAGGTGCCTGTGAGGGTTCCTGGGCGGCCGCGATCGACGCCTCGAACCAGCTGGTGGACGATCTGGCCCGGCCGGTGTCCGAGGTGGGCCGGGTGCTGTCGGCGGTCGCCGAGGGTGATCTGGACCAGCGGATGGACCTGCGGACGCAGGCCGCGGACGGGGCCGGGCATCCGCTGCGCGGTGAGTTCCTGAAGGTCGGGCGTACGGTCAACAACCTGGTCGACCAGCTGTCGGCGTTCACCGACGAGGTGACGCGGGTCGCGCTGGAGGTGGGTACCGAGGGCAAGCTGGGCGGTCAGGCCCAGGTGCGCGGGATGTCGGGTTCCTGGAAGGACCTGACCGACTCCGTCAACACGATGGCGTACCGCCTCACCGCTCAGGTGCGTGACATCGCTCTCGTCACGACGGCGGTGGCGAAGGGCGATCTGTCGCGCAAGGTCACGGTGCACGTGGCCGGCGAGATGCTCCAGCTGAAGAACACCGTGAACACGATGGTGGACCAGCTGTCGTCGTTCTCCTCCGAGGTGACGCGGGTCGCGCGCGAGGTGGGTACGGAGGGTGAGCTCGGCGGCCAGGCGAAGGTGCCCGGGGTCGCGGGTGTCTGGAAGGACCTGACCGACTCCGTCAATACGATGGCGGGCAACCTGACGGCCCAGGTGCGCGGGATCGCGCAGGTCACGACGGCCGTGGCCAACGGTGATCTGTCGCAGAAGGTACGGGTCAGCGCGCGCGGCGAGGTGGCGCAGCTGGCCGAAACGATCAACCAGATGACGGAGACGCTGCGGACCTTCGCGGACGAGGTCACGCGCGTGGCGAGCGAGGTCGGGGCGAAGGGAACGCTCGGCGGCCAGGCGCAGGTGCCGGGCGCGGCGGGTACGTGGAAGGACCTCACCGATTCGGTGAACACGGTCTTCCGCAACCTCACCACGCAGGTGCGGGACATCGCGACGGTGACGACGGCGGTGGCCAACGGCGACCTGTCGCAGAAGGTCACGGTCGACGTGGCCGGCGAGATGCTGGAGCTGAAGAACACCGTCAACACGATGGTGGACCAGCTCCAGTCCTTCGGCGCGGAAGTGACGCGTGTGGCCCGTGAGGTCGGCGTCGAGGGTGAGCTGGGCGGTCAGGCGCAGGTGCCGGGTGCGGCGGGCACGTGGAAGGACCTCACCGATTCGGTGAACACCGCCTTCCGCAACCTCACCGGCCAGGTGCGCAACATCGCGCAGGTGACGACGGCGGTGGCCAACGGCGACCTGTCGCAGAAGGTCACCGTGGACGTCTCGGGCGAGATGCTCCAGCTGAAGAACACCGTGAACACGATGGTGGACCAGCTCTCCAGCTTCGCCGACCAGGTCACGCGGATGGCGCGGGACGTGGGTACGGAGGGCCGCCTCGGCGGCCAGGCCCGGGTGGAGGGGGTCTCGGGCACCTGGAAGGAGCTCACGGACTCCGTCAACTTCATGGCCGGCAACCTGACCTCCCAGGTGCGGCAGATCGCGCAGGTGACCACGGCGGTGGCCCGCGGCGATCTCTCCCAGAAGATCGACGTGGACGCGCGCGGCGAGATCCTGGAGCTGAAGAACACCATCAACACGATGGTCGACCAGCTCTCGGCCTTCGCGGAGCAGGTGACCCGGGTGGCCCGGGACGTGGGTACGGAGGGCCGGCTCGGCGGCCAGGCGCAGGTGCCCGGTGTGGCCGGCGTATGGCGCGACCTGACGGATTCGGTGAACGGCATGGCCGGGAACCTGACCTCGCAGGTGCGCAACATCGCCCAGGTCGCGACGGCGGTGGCCCGCGGCGATCTCTCCCAGAAGATCGACGTGGACGCGCGCGGCGAGATCCTGGAGCTGAAGAACACCCTCAACACGATGGTCGACCAGCTCTCGAACTTCGCGGAGCAGGTGACCCGGGTGGCCCGCGAGGTGGGTACCGAGGGCATCCTGGGCGGTCAGGCGGAGGTGAAGGGGGTCTCCGGCACCTGGAAGGACCTCACGCAGTCCGTCAACTTCATGGCGAACAACCTGACCTCGCAGGTGCGCAACATCGCCGAGGTGACGACGGCGGTCGCCATGGGCGACCTGTCGAAGAAGATCACCGTGGACGCGAAGGGCGAGATCCTCGAACTCGTCACGACCGTGAACACGATGGTGGACCAGCTGTCCTCGTTCGCCGAGCAGGTGACCCGGGTGGCCCGCGAGGTGGGTACCGAGGGCATCCTGGGCGGTCAGGCGCGCGTGCGCGGGGTGACCGGCATCTGGAAGGACCTCAGCGACAACGTCAACTTGATGGCCAACAACCTGACCTCGCAGGTGCGCAACATCTCGCAGGTCTCGGCGGCGGTGGCCAACGGCGATCTGACGAAGACGGTCACGGTCGAGGCGCGCGGTGAGGTCGCGCAGCTCGCGGACACGGTCAACACGATGGTCAAGACCCTGTCCTCGTTCGCGGACGAGGTCACGCGCGTGGCCCGCGAGGTGGGTACGGAGGGCCGCCTGGGCGGTCAGGCGCACGTGCCGGGTGTGTCGGGTACGTGGAAGGACCTCACCGATTCGGTGAACTTCATGGCCTCCAACCTCACCGGCCAGGTGCGGCAGATCGCCATGGTGACGACCGCCATCGCCAAGGGCGACATGACCAAGAAGATCGACATCGACGCCCGGGGCGAGATCCTGGAGCTGAAGACGACGATCAACACGATGGTCGACCAGCTGTCCTCGTTCGCCGACCAGGTGACGCGGGTGGCCCGCGAGGTGGGTACCGAGGGGATCCTGGGCGGTCAGGCGCGGGTCCGGGACGTGGACGGCACGTGGCGCGACCTCACGGAGTCCGTGAACGAGATGGCCGGGAACCTGACCCGGCAGGTGCGTGCGATCGCGGCCGTGGCCACCGCGGTGACCCGCGGTGATCTCAACCTGAAGATCGACGTGGACGCGTCGGGCGAGATCCAGGTCCTCCAGGACAACATCAACACGATGATCGCGAACCTGCGCGACACCACCTTGGCCAACAAGGAGCAGGACTGGCTGAAGGGCAACCTGGCCCGGATCTCCGCCCTGATGCAGGGCCGCCGCGAGCTGGACGACGTGGCCTCGCTGATCATGAGCGAGCTGACGCCGGTGGTCTCCGCCCAGCACGGCGCGTTCTTCCTGGCGCTGCCCTCGGGCGGCACCACGGAGATCGGGACCGAGGGCGGTCCCGACGGCTCGTACGAGCTGCGGATGCGCGGGAGTTACGCGTACGCGGGCGGGGCGGTGCCCACCTCGTTCCGGCCGGGGGAGGGGCTGATCGGGACCGTCGCCGAGGAGAAGCGGACGATCCTCGTCGAGAACACCCCGCCGGGCTACCTGAAGATCTCCTCGGGGCTCGGGGAGGCGCCGCCGGCCCATGTGATCGTGCTGCCGGTGCTGTTCGAGGGGAAGGTGCTCGGCGTCATCGAGCTGGCGTCGTTCCAGCCCTTCACGCAGATCCAGAAGGACTTCCTGAGCCAGATCGCCGAGATGATCGGTACGAGCGTCAACACGATCAGCGTCAACTCCAAGACGGAGATGCTGCTCAAGCAGTCGCAGGAGATGACCGAGCAGCTCCGGGAGCGCTCCGACGAGCTGGAGAACCGGCAGAAGGCGCTCCAGGCCGCCAATGCCGAGCTGGAGGAGAAGGCGGAGCTGCTGGCCCAGCAGAACCGGGACATCGAGGTGAAGAACACCGAGATCGAGGAGGCCCGGCAGGTCCTGGAGGAGCGCGCCGAGCAGCTCGCGGTCTCGATGCGCTACAAGTCCGAGTTCCTGGCGAACATGTCGCACGAGCTGCGTACGCCGCTCAACTCGCTGCTGATCCTGGCCAAGCTGCTCGCCGACAACGCGGACGAGAACCTGTCGCCGAAGCAGGTGGAGTTCGCGGAGACCATCCACGGCGCGGGCTCCGACCTGCTCCAGCTGATCAACGACATCCTCGACCTGTCGAAGGTCGAGGCGGGGAAGATGGACGTCTCGCCGACGCGGATCGCGCTCGTGCAGCTCGTGGACTACGTGGAGGCCACCTTCCGGCCGCTGACCGCGGAGAAGGGGCTGGACTTCTCGGTCCGGGTCTCCCCGGAGCTGCCCGCGACCCTGCACACGGACGAGCAGCGGCTGCTCCAGGTGCTGCGCAACCTGCTGTCGAACGCGGTGAAGTTCACCGACACCGGGGCGGTGGAGCTGGTGATCCGGCCCGCGGGCTCCGACGTGCCGACGGCGATCCGGGAGCAGCTGCTGGAGGCAGGCTCGCTGCGCGAGGCGGACGCGGACCTGATCGCCTTCTCGGTGACGGACACCGGCATCGGGATCGCGGCGAGCAAGATGCTGGTGATCTTCGAGGCGTTCAAGCAGGCCGACGGGACGACGAGCAGGAAGTACGGCGGTACGGGGCTCGGGCTGTCCATCAGCCGGGAGATCGCCCGGCTGCTGGGCGGGGAGATCCACGCGGCGAGCGAACCCGGCCGCGGCTCCACGTTCACGCTGTACCTGCCGCTGCACCCGAGCGAGCTGCCGCCGCAGGGGTACGCGCCGCCCACGCCGGGCGGCGGGCGCGGCGAGGTGTACCGCAGGCAGGGCGACGGCGCGCGGCCCGCGCTGCCGGCCACCCCGGCGGCGCCGGTCTCCGCGGCGCAGCCGCAGCACGCGCAGCAGGCACGGCCCGCGCTGCCGGCCGCCGAGCCGGCCGGTCAGGGGCAGGGCGGGGCCGCGCTGTTCCGGCGCAGGCGCAAGGCGCTGAGCGACCTGGAGCCGCGTACGGCGGTGCCGGGGCAGCCGAACACGCAGGGGCCCGAGGGCGACTGGGTCAATCCGGAGGAGGAACTCCCGGTGCTGCCGCGGTCGTACGACTTCCACGGCGAGAAGGTGCTCATCGTGGACGACGACGTGCGCAACGTGTTCGCGCTGACCTCCGTGCTGGAGCAGCACGGACTGGCGGTGCTGTACGCGGAGAACGGACGCGAGGGCATCGAAGTCCTGGAGCAGCACGACGATGTGACGGTCGTACTGATGGACATCATGATGCCGGAGATGGACGGGTACGCGACGACCTCGGCGATCCGGCGGATGCCGCAGTTCGCCGGACTGCCGATCATCGCGCTGACGGCGAAGGCGATGAAGGGGGACCGGGAGAAGGCGATCGACTCCGGTGCTTCCGACTACGTCACCAAGCCGGTCGACCCGGACTATCTCCTGTCGGTCATGGAACAGTGGATGCGGGGCAAGTGA
- a CDS encoding response regulator, translating to MVQKAKILLVDDRPENLLALEAILSALDQTLVRASSGEEALKALLTDDFAVILLDVQMPGMDGFETAAHIKRRERTRDIPIIFLTAINHGPHHTFRGYAAGAVDYISKPFDPWVLRAKVSVFVELYTKNCQLREQAALLRLQLEGGGAGGEGSKETAGLLAELSARLAAVEEQAEALTKQLGEESADAAVVATAAHLERKLTGLRRALDALEPGTGGGTPMLPAQG from the coding sequence ATGGTGCAGAAGGCCAAGATCCTCCTGGTCGACGACCGGCCGGAGAATCTGCTGGCGCTGGAGGCCATCCTCTCCGCGCTCGATCAGACACTGGTCCGGGCGTCGTCGGGGGAGGAAGCGCTCAAGGCGCTGCTGACGGACGATTTCGCGGTCATCCTGCTGGATGTGCAGATGCCCGGGATGGACGGATTCGAGACCGCCGCGCACATCAAGCGGCGCGAACGGACCCGGGACATCCCGATCATCTTCCTCACCGCGATCAATCACGGTCCGCACCACACGTTCCGCGGCTACGCGGCGGGAGCGGTGGACTACATCTCCAAGCCCTTCGACCCGTGGGTGCTGCGGGCCAAGGTCTCGGTGTTCGTGGAGCTGTACACGAAGAACTGCCAGCTGCGCGAGCAGGCGGCGCTGCTGCGGCTCCAGCTGGAGGGCGGCGGTGCGGGCGGCGAGGGCAGCAAGGAGACGGCCGGCCTGCTGGCCGAGCTCTCCGCGCGGCTCGCGGCGGTCGAGGAGCAGGCGGAGGCGCTGACCAAGCAGCTCGGCGAGGAATCGGCCGACGCGGCGGTCGTGGCGACAGCGGCCCATCTGGAGCGCAAGCTCACCGGACTGCGGCGGGCGCTCGACGCGCTGGAGCCCGGGACCGGCGGGGGAACGCCGATGCTGCCCGCGCAGGGCTGA
- a CDS encoding FtsK/SpoIIIE family DNA translocase: MASRTSGKGSQSAAGTAKGRTGRTTAPAKKAAAARGSAAKKAAAPRRAPAKKAPPKPAPSPTGGVVRLVRAVWLGCAHAVGAVFRGVGQGAKNLDPAHRKDGVALLLLALALIVAAGTWSNLSGPVGDLVTMLVTGAFGRLDLLVPILLGVMAVRFIRHPEQPDANGRIGVGLSALAIGVLGLVHIACGAPGRDEGTTAMQDAGGLIGWAASKPLIFTMGAPLAVPMLVLLTVFGLLVVTATPVNAIPQRLRRLGIRLGIIAPNEYDEGYGEGGAADRHDPEQWRARSGSAGGAAVGPAGSADPADAAEEQALARRRRPRRTPARPAAEREMDAVDVAAAAAAALDGAVYGGMPPSPLVADLTQGISGERAGREGAEITAPVPPVPPARAERPGAAPADQGRDRGAGAGAEPEPAEGPHDTTAAASGTLSVPDLTKAPPAAQPLPPRAEQLQLRGDITYALPSLDLLEKGGPGKTRSAANDAVVASLRNVFTEFKVDADVTGFTRGPTVTRYEVTLGAAVKVERITALTKNIAYAVASPDVRIISPIPGKSAVGIEIPNTDREMVNLGDVLRLADAAEDDHPMLVALGKDVEGGYVMANLAKMPHVLVAGATGSGKSSCINCLITSVMVRATPEDVRMVLVDPKRVELTAYEGIPHLITPIITNPKRAAEALQWVVREMDLRYDDLAAFGYRHIDDFNQAIRDGKIKLPPGSERELSPYPYLLVIVDELADLMMVAPRDVEDSIVRITQLARAAGIHLVLATQRPSVDVVTGLIKANVPSRLAFATSSLADSRVILDQPGAEKLIGKGDGLFLPMGANKPVRLQGAFVTEDEIAGIVQHCKDQMAPVFRDDVTVGQKQKKEIDEEIGDDLDLLCQAAELVVSTQFGSTSMLQRKLRVGFAKAGRLMDLMESRGIVGPSEGSKARDVLVKADELDGVLAVIRGETQP; encoded by the coding sequence ATGGCCTCACGTACGTCCGGCAAGGGTTCCCAGAGCGCAGCGGGCACCGCGAAGGGCCGCACCGGCCGGACGACGGCGCCGGCGAAGAAAGCGGCCGCCGCGCGCGGGTCCGCCGCGAAGAAGGCGGCGGCGCCCCGGCGCGCCCCCGCGAAGAAGGCGCCGCCGAAGCCCGCGCCGTCCCCCACCGGGGGCGTGGTGCGGCTGGTGCGCGCCGTGTGGCTGGGCTGCGCGCACGCGGTCGGCGCGGTGTTCCGCGGAGTGGGCCAGGGGGCCAAGAACCTCGACCCCGCCCACCGCAAGGACGGCGTCGCGCTGCTGCTGCTCGCCCTCGCGCTGATCGTCGCCGCCGGTACCTGGTCGAACCTGAGCGGTCCCGTCGGGGATCTGGTGACCATGCTGGTCACGGGTGCCTTCGGACGACTGGATCTGCTCGTGCCGATCCTGCTGGGCGTGATGGCGGTACGTTTCATCCGCCATCCCGAGCAGCCCGATGCCAACGGCCGGATCGGCGTCGGCCTCTCCGCGCTCGCCATCGGGGTCCTCGGCCTCGTGCACATCGCCTGCGGGGCACCCGGCCGCGACGAGGGCACCACCGCCATGCAGGACGCGGGCGGGCTGATCGGCTGGGCCGCCTCCAAGCCGCTGATCTTCACCATGGGCGCGCCGCTGGCCGTGCCGATGCTGGTGCTGCTGACGGTCTTCGGGCTGCTCGTGGTCACCGCGACCCCGGTGAACGCGATCCCGCAGCGGCTGCGGCGGCTCGGGATCCGGCTGGGGATCATCGCCCCGAACGAGTACGACGAGGGGTACGGGGAGGGCGGCGCCGCCGACCGGCACGACCCCGAGCAGTGGCGGGCCCGGTCGGGATCCGCCGGCGGTGCCGCGGTGGGGCCGGCCGGTTCCGCCGATCCCGCCGACGCCGCCGAGGAGCAGGCGCTCGCCCGCCGGCGGCGTCCGCGCCGCACCCCGGCCCGGCCGGCCGCCGAGCGGGAGATGGACGCCGTCGACGTGGCCGCCGCGGCCGCCGCCGCGCTGGACGGGGCGGTCTACGGCGGAATGCCGCCCTCCCCGCTGGTGGCCGATCTGACGCAGGGCATCTCGGGGGAGCGCGCCGGACGCGAGGGGGCGGAGATCACCGCTCCGGTGCCGCCCGTGCCGCCGGCGCGGGCGGAGCGGCCCGGGGCCGCGCCCGCGGACCAGGGCCGGGACCGGGGCGCGGGTGCGGGCGCGGAGCCGGAGCCGGCCGAGGGCCCGCACGACACCACCGCCGCGGCGTCCGGGACCCTGTCCGTCCCGGACCTCACCAAGGCCCCGCCGGCCGCCCAGCCGCTGCCGCCCCGCGCCGAGCAGCTCCAGCTGCGCGGGGACATCACGTACGCCCTCCCCTCGCTCGACCTGCTGGAGAAGGGCGGGCCGGGCAAGACCCGCAGCGCCGCCAACGACGCGGTGGTCGCCTCGCTGCGCAACGTGTTCACCGAGTTCAAGGTCGACGCGGACGTCACCGGCTTCACCCGGGGCCCGACGGTCACCCGGTACGAGGTCACCCTCGGCGCCGCGGTCAAGGTCGAGCGGATCACGGCACTGACCAAGAACATCGCGTACGCGGTGGCCTCGCCGGACGTCCGGATCATCAGCCCGATCCCGGGCAAGTCGGCCGTCGGCATCGAGATCCCGAACACCGACCGCGAGATGGTCAACCTGGGCGACGTGCTGCGGCTCGCGGACGCGGCCGAGGACGACCATCCGATGCTGGTGGCGCTCGGCAAGGACGTCGAGGGCGGCTACGTCATGGCCAACCTCGCGAAGATGCCGCACGTGCTGGTGGCCGGCGCCACCGGCTCCGGAAAGTCCTCCTGCATCAACTGCCTGATCACCTCGGTGATGGTGCGGGCCACCCCGGAGGACGTCCGGATGGTGCTGGTGGACCCCAAGCGCGTCGAGCTGACGGCGTACGAGGGCATCCCGCACCTGATCACGCCGATCATCACCAACCCCAAGCGGGCCGCCGAGGCCCTCCAGTGGGTCGTGCGCGAGATGGACCTGCGCTACGACGACCTGGCCGCCTTCGGCTACCGGCACATCGACGACTTCAACCAGGCCATCCGGGACGGCAAGATCAAACTGCCACCGGGCAGCGAGCGGGAGCTCAGCCCGTACCCGTACCTGCTGGTGATCGTCGACGAGCTCGCCGACCTGATGATGGTGGCCCCGCGCGACGTGGAGGACTCGATCGTCCGCATCACCCAGCTGGCCCGCGCGGCCGGCATCCACCTGGTGCTCGCCACCCAGCGGCCCTCGGTGGACGTGGTCACCGGCCTGATCAAGGCGAACGTGCCCTCGCGGCTCGCCTTCGCCACCTCCTCGCTCGCCGACAGCCGGGTCATCCTCGACCAGCCGGGCGCCGAGAAGCTGATCGGCAAGGGCGACGGGCTGTTCCTGCCGATGGGGGCGAACAAGCCGGTGCGCCTCCAGGGCGCCTTCGTCACCGAGGACGAGATCGCCGGGATCGTCCAGCACTGCAAGGACCAGATGGCCCCGGTCTTCCGGGACGACGTCACGGTCGGGCAGAAGCAGAAGAAGGAGATCGACGAGGAGATCGGCGACGACCTGGACCTGCTGTGCCAGGCGGCCGAGCTGGTGGTCTCCACCCAGTTCGGGTCGACCTCGATGCTCCAGCGCAAGCTGCGGGTGGGCTTCGCGAAGGCCGGCCGCCTCATGGACCTGATGGAGTCGCGGGGGATCGTCGGCCCGAGCGAGGGTTCGAAGGCGCGCGACGTCCTGGTCAAGGCGGACGAGCTGGACGGGGTCCTCGCCGTCATCCGGGGAGAGACCCAACCGTGA